The following proteins are co-located in the Micromonospora coriariae genome:
- a CDS encoding DUF3817 domain-containing protein, which produces MGAALTRYRVIAWIVGVVLILLVVIGMPLKYAFDNPVVVETVGPAHGFLYMIYLVAAFDLSRRADWPLKRMLLVMLAGTVPFVSFYAERRVTGWLARPTERTPEPVAS; this is translated from the coding sequence GTGGGCGCAGCCCTTACCCGGTACCGCGTGATCGCCTGGATCGTGGGCGTGGTGCTGATCCTGCTTGTCGTGATCGGCATGCCGCTGAAGTACGCGTTCGACAACCCGGTCGTGGTGGAGACGGTGGGGCCGGCACACGGCTTCCTCTACATGATCTACCTGGTGGCCGCGTTCGACCTGAGCCGCCGGGCCGACTGGCCGCTGAAGCGGATGCTCCTGGTGATGCTGGCCGGCACTGTGCCGTTCGTCTCGTTCTACGCCGAGCGCCGGGTCACCGGGTGGCTGGCCCGCCCGACGGAGCGTACGCCGGAGCCGGTCGCCAGCTGA
- the murQ gene encoding N-acetylmuramic acid 6-phosphate etherase, with the protein MTAGAVEPDEDMPAPPARPTVRVGAPTERRNPLSADLDLMSTRDVLTVINEADRRVPTAVAAVLDEIAAAVDLAVAALRDGHRVHYFGAGTSGRLAVLDAAELAPTFNSPRHWFCSHLAGGPDAMWQAVEDAEDDDRGGAADAAGCVRAGDLVVGLAASGRTPYVLGALAASRAKGASTVLLCANPEAEAARSVDVFIGVDTGPEVVTGSTRMKAGTAQKLVLNAFSTAVMVRLGRVYSNLMIDMVATNAKLRGRMISILVEATGCSEEVSRRALNEADGDLKTALVSLVSGAEVAAARAALARSADQVRGALALLAT; encoded by the coding sequence ATGACGGCCGGTGCGGTGGAGCCGGACGAGGACATGCCAGCACCGCCCGCCCGCCCGACTGTCCGGGTGGGCGCCCCCACCGAACGGCGCAACCCGCTCAGCGCCGACCTCGACCTGATGTCGACCCGGGACGTACTCACCGTGATCAACGAGGCCGATCGGCGCGTGCCCACGGCGGTCGCCGCGGTGCTCGACGAGATCGCCGCCGCAGTCGACCTGGCGGTCGCGGCGCTGCGCGACGGCCACCGGGTCCACTACTTCGGTGCCGGCACCTCGGGCCGGCTGGCTGTGCTCGACGCGGCCGAGCTGGCCCCCACCTTCAACTCGCCTCGGCACTGGTTCTGCTCGCACCTCGCCGGCGGGCCGGACGCCATGTGGCAGGCCGTGGAGGATGCCGAGGACGACGACCGGGGCGGCGCGGCCGATGCGGCCGGATGTGTGCGCGCGGGTGACCTCGTGGTCGGTCTCGCCGCCAGCGGACGCACCCCGTACGTCCTCGGGGCGCTCGCCGCGTCCCGCGCCAAGGGCGCCTCGACCGTGCTGCTCTGCGCCAATCCGGAGGCGGAGGCGGCCCGATCGGTCGACGTGTTCATCGGGGTGGACACCGGACCCGAGGTCGTCACGGGGTCGACGCGCATGAAGGCGGGCACAGCGCAGAAGTTGGTGCTCAACGCGTTCTCGACCGCCGTCATGGTGCGCCTGGGTCGCGTCTACTCGAACCTCATGATCGACATGGTGGCGACGAACGCGAAGCTCCGGGGGCGGATGATCTCGATCCTGGTCGAGGCCACCGGCTGCTCGGAGGAGGTCTCCCGGCGGGCCCTCAACGAGGCCGACGGCGATCTGAAGACCGCCCTGGTCTCACTGGTCTCCGGCGCCGAGGTCGCTGCCGCGCGGGCCGCGCTGGCCCGCTCCGCCGACCAGGTTCGCGGCGCCCTCGCCCTGCTCGCCACCTGA
- a CDS encoding C40 family peptidase codes for MSSLRTLLRTMALAGMSAALIAPSAAAHAEPSPADLTRRIETSSAELERVVESYNKLAEEIKSNKTSAARLQARIGPLEQQAEQSRADVAELANTAYKSGELRTADALLRPGGSAALLDRLGALDQLTRQRQERISGFTASQKRLLDEKHRLDATLTRQAAQARQLGTAKKQIERDLTRLYELRRQAYGAPTERPSPKPAAEAGDVPAIAGAAGTAVRYAYGALGKPYVWAADGPNGYDCSGLTSAAWRAAGKSLPHNTRMQWGAVAHIGRSDLRPGDLVFYSGLGHVALYVGGNQVIDAPSAGRNVLKRGMNMMPIQGYGRVR; via the coding sequence TTGTCATCCCTGAGAACCCTGCTGCGCACCATGGCGCTCGCCGGCATGTCGGCCGCGTTGATCGCCCCGTCGGCGGCGGCCCACGCGGAGCCGTCCCCCGCCGACCTGACCCGCCGGATCGAGACGTCCTCGGCCGAGTTGGAGCGGGTCGTCGAGTCGTACAACAAGCTCGCCGAGGAGATCAAGTCCAACAAGACCTCGGCAGCCCGATTACAGGCCCGCATCGGCCCGCTGGAACAGCAGGCCGAGCAGAGCCGGGCCGACGTCGCCGAGTTGGCCAACACCGCTTACAAGAGCGGCGAGCTGCGTACCGCGGACGCGCTGCTGCGTCCCGGCGGCTCGGCCGCGCTGCTGGATCGGCTCGGAGCGCTCGACCAGCTCACCCGTCAGCGGCAGGAACGCATCTCCGGCTTCACCGCCAGCCAGAAGCGGCTGCTCGACGAGAAGCACCGCCTGGACGCCACGCTGACCCGGCAGGCCGCGCAGGCCCGTCAGCTCGGGACGGCCAAGAAGCAGATCGAGAGGGACCTGACCAGGCTGTACGAGCTGCGCCGGCAGGCGTACGGGGCGCCCACCGAGCGCCCCTCGCCCAAGCCGGCGGCCGAGGCCGGAGACGTTCCCGCCATCGCCGGCGCGGCCGGCACCGCGGTGCGCTACGCCTACGGCGCGCTGGGCAAGCCGTACGTCTGGGCGGCCGACGGGCCGAACGGCTACGACTGCTCCGGGCTGACCTCCGCCGCCTGGCGGGCGGCCGGGAAGTCGCTGCCGCACAACACCCGGATGCAGTGGGGGGCGGTCGCCCACATCGGCCGGAGTGACCTGCGCCCGGGAGACCTGGTCTTCTACAGCGGGCTCGGGCACGTCGCCCTCTACGTGGGCGGCAACCAGGTTATCGACGCACCGAGTGCCGGCCGCAACGTGCTCAAGCGGGGCATGAACATGATGCCCATCCAGGGCTACGGCCGGGTCCGGTAG
- a CDS encoding DUF1360 domain-containing protein translates to MTGIGLRQKAARLRRAYAPHEHRPLGGYLAAMGTYAGVTGAIAGLVKVTGRPVPERPAPADVVLLSIATHKLSRLLSKDAVTSPLRAPFTRYDHPIGSGEVMEQVRDSGSSTRHAIGELLSCPFCLAVWVATGLTGGLVLAPRLTRLVATALTAVAASDFLQMAYATAQQAAEGGHDDD, encoded by the coding sequence GTGACCGGCATTGGCCTGCGACAGAAGGCGGCCCGGCTGCGCCGGGCGTACGCGCCGCACGAGCACCGCCCACTCGGCGGCTACCTGGCGGCGATGGGCACCTACGCCGGGGTGACCGGTGCCATCGCCGGCCTGGTCAAGGTGACCGGGCGGCCGGTGCCCGAGCGGCCCGCCCCGGCCGACGTGGTGCTGCTCTCCATCGCCACGCACAAGCTGAGCCGGCTGCTGTCCAAGGACGCGGTGACCAGCCCCTTGCGGGCGCCTTTCACCCGGTACGACCACCCGATCGGCAGCGGGGAGGTGATGGAGCAGGTCCGTGACTCGGGCAGCTCCACCCGGCACGCCATCGGCGAGTTGCTGAGCTGCCCGTTCTGTCTGGCGGTCTGGGTGGCCACCGGGCTGACCGGTGGCCTGGTCCTCGCGCCCCGGCTGACCCGGCTGGTCGCCACCGCGCTCACCGCGGTCGCCGCGTCCGACTTCCTGCAGATGGCGTACGCGACCGCGCAGCAGGCCGCCGAGGGCGGCCACGACGACGACTGA
- a CDS encoding phosphodiesterase, whose product MPAPPVPPPASRTAGRVATAVVRATAALTRLRRGRLLHPAGRSFSGEVMIWGTPGPPTGVGLLDDPGRYRATVRLSKGVPTPGSWPDVLGLAVRVHADAGPFDLLVSSSGAAPALRNLPLPRRRFAGTYSTIMCYRAGRRRLWLAALADPDSVDLGRSLAAVAAATRADAPRLVLAVASAVGPWRPVGQVSIGAQLSAREDAALAFDPVRNLPPGLWAAGPLAWLREQTYRGSRRGRGATVQSGGSDATTV is encoded by the coding sequence ATGCCCGCGCCGCCCGTTCCCCCGCCCGCGTCCCGCACCGCCGGCCGGGTCGCCACCGCCGTCGTACGCGCCACCGCCGCACTGACCCGGCTGCGCCGCGGCCGGTTGCTGCATCCGGCCGGTCGCTCGTTCTCCGGCGAGGTGATGATCTGGGGTACGCCCGGACCTCCCACCGGGGTCGGCCTGCTCGACGACCCCGGCCGCTACCGGGCCACCGTTCGGCTCTCCAAGGGGGTGCCGACGCCCGGCAGTTGGCCGGACGTGCTGGGCCTGGCGGTGCGCGTGCACGCCGACGCTGGCCCGTTCGACCTGCTGGTCAGCTCCAGCGGCGCGGCCCCGGCGCTGCGGAACCTGCCGCTGCCCCGACGTCGCTTCGCCGGGACGTACAGCACGATCATGTGCTACCGGGCGGGTCGGCGCCGGCTCTGGCTGGCCGCGCTGGCCGACCCCGACTCGGTCGACCTCGGCCGGAGCCTGGCCGCGGTGGCCGCCGCGACCCGGGCGGACGCGCCGCGCCTGGTGCTCGCGGTCGCGTCCGCAGTGGGACCGTGGCGGCCGGTCGGGCAGGTCAGCATCGGTGCGCAGCTCAGCGCTCGGGAGGACGCCGCGCTCGCCTTCGACCCGGTGCGCAACCTGCCGCCCGGGCTGTGGGCGGCCGGCCCGCTGGCCTGGCTGCGGGAGCAGACCTACCGGGGGTCACGCCGAGGGCGCGGAGCAACCGTTCAGTCCGGTGGCTCGGACGCGACCACCGTCTGA
- a CDS encoding aspartate-semialdehyde dehydrogenase: MRIGIVGATGQVGGVMRRVLAERDFPAEQVRLFASARSAGRTLPWRDGEVTVEDAATADYAGLDIVLFSAGKGTSLELAPRVAEAGAVVIDNSSAFRMDPLVPLVVAEVNPHAAADRPKGIIANPNCTTMAAMPVLRPLHAEAGLVGLVVSTYQAVSGAGLAGVAELDEQVRKVAEHASGLAFDGSAVEFPAPRSFAEPIAFNVLPLAGSIVDDGSFETDEEQKLRNESRKILEIPDLKVSGTCVRVPVFTGHSLQINARFARPLTPQRAHELLESAPGVALTAVPTPLQAAGQDPTYVGRIRADETVEYGLALFCSNDNLRKGAALNAVQIAELVAAERR; encoded by the coding sequence ATGAGGATCGGCATTGTGGGGGCCACCGGCCAGGTCGGTGGCGTGATGCGGCGGGTGCTGGCGGAGCGGGATTTCCCGGCGGAGCAGGTGCGGTTGTTCGCCTCGGCGCGGTCCGCCGGGCGTACGCTGCCGTGGCGCGACGGCGAGGTCACCGTCGAGGACGCCGCCACCGCGGACTACGCCGGGCTGGACATCGTGCTCTTCTCGGCCGGCAAGGGCACCTCGCTCGAGCTGGCGCCCCGGGTCGCCGAGGCCGGTGCCGTGGTGATCGACAACTCCTCGGCGTTCCGGATGGACCCGCTGGTGCCACTGGTGGTCGCCGAGGTCAACCCGCACGCCGCCGCCGATCGCCCGAAGGGCATCATCGCCAACCCCAACTGCACCACGATGGCCGCGATGCCGGTGCTGCGCCCGCTGCACGCCGAGGCCGGCCTGGTCGGCCTGGTCGTCTCCACCTACCAGGCGGTCTCCGGCGCCGGGCTGGCCGGCGTCGCCGAGCTGGACGAGCAGGTTCGCAAGGTCGCCGAGCACGCCTCGGGGCTCGCGTTCGACGGGTCGGCCGTGGAGTTTCCCGCGCCGCGCTCGTTCGCCGAGCCGATCGCCTTCAACGTGCTCCCGCTGGCCGGCTCGATCGTCGACGACGGCTCGTTCGAGACCGACGAGGAGCAGAAGCTCCGCAACGAGAGCCGCAAGATCCTGGAGATCCCCGACCTGAAGGTCTCCGGCACGTGCGTCCGGGTGCCGGTCTTCACGGGCCACTCGCTCCAGATCAACGCCCGGTTCGCCCGGCCGCTCACCCCGCAGCGGGCGCACGAACTGCTCGAAAGCGCGCCCGGAGTCGCGCTGACCGCCGTGCCGACGCCGTTGCAGGCGGCCGGGCAGGACCCGACCTACGTGGGCCGGATCCGCGCCGACGAAACCGTCGAGTACGGCCTCGCGTTGTTCTGCTCCAACGACAACCTGCGCAAGGGCGCCGCGCTCAACGCCGTGCAGATCGCCGAGCTGGTCGCCGCCGAGCGTCGCTGA
- a CDS encoding DUF6158 family protein: protein MMTGSVREDGFPSSGGRDMSPEQRVPEWGGDQLADPADVGGELDGDALGVDPTELSDEDLTREMHSLHRTRLDTLRHAADSALANHLRRTAELETEYLARHPGREVDPSRLRDA from the coding sequence ATGATGACCGGATCGGTACGCGAGGACGGCTTTCCGTCCAGTGGCGGCAGGGACATGAGCCCCGAGCAGCGGGTGCCGGAGTGGGGCGGCGACCAACTCGCCGACCCGGCGGACGTCGGCGGGGAGCTCGACGGTGACGCGCTCGGCGTCGACCCGACGGAGCTGAGCGACGAGGATCTGACCCGCGAGATGCACAGCCTGCACCGCACCCGGCTGGACACCCTCCGGCACGCGGCGGACTCCGCGCTCGCCAACCACCTGCGACGCACGGCTGAACTCGAGACCGAGTACCTGGCCCGCCACCCGGGCCGGGAGGTGGACCCGAGCCGCCTGCGGGACGCCTGA
- a CDS encoding 3-deoxy-7-phosphoheptulonate synthase yields MPTVTTPETDRVSDQRIDRVVPLTTPALLHHELPLDAPLASAVLTGRRAVGRVLDREDDRLLVVVGPCSVHDPAAALDYAQRLRTAADRLADDLLIVMRVYFEKPRSTVGWKGLINDPGLDGSGDVNTGLRRARALLLDVLRLGLPVGCEFLDPITPQYIADTVAWGAIGARTVESQVHRQLASGLSMPIGMKNRPDGSIGTAVDAIRAAGVPHVFPGIDFSGTPAIMHTRGNTDGHLVLRGGGGRPNYDAESVAGALDLLRAAGLPERLVIDASHANSGKDHRNQPLVAADVAAQLAGGQRGITGVMLESFLLPGRQDLDPTRELVYGQSVTDACLGWDDTAEVLDHLATAVRARRATLPTPA; encoded by the coding sequence ATGCCCACCGTGACGACCCCGGAGACCGATCGGGTCAGCGATCAGCGGATCGACCGTGTCGTGCCGCTGACCACGCCCGCGCTGCTGCACCACGAGTTGCCTCTGGACGCCCCGCTCGCCTCGGCCGTGCTGACCGGCCGACGCGCGGTGGGTCGGGTGCTGGACCGCGAGGACGACCGCCTGCTGGTGGTGGTCGGCCCGTGCTCCGTGCACGACCCGGCCGCCGCCCTCGACTACGCGCAGCGGCTGCGTACCGCCGCCGACCGGCTCGCCGACGACCTGCTGATCGTCATGCGGGTCTACTTCGAGAAGCCGCGCTCCACGGTGGGCTGGAAGGGGCTGATCAACGACCCGGGGCTGGACGGCAGCGGGGACGTCAACACCGGCCTGCGACGGGCCCGGGCGCTGCTGCTCGACGTACTACGCCTCGGACTGCCGGTGGGCTGCGAGTTCCTCGACCCGATCACGCCGCAGTACATCGCCGACACGGTGGCCTGGGGCGCGATCGGTGCCCGCACTGTGGAGAGCCAGGTGCACCGGCAGCTCGCCTCCGGCCTGTCCATGCCGATCGGCATGAAGAACCGCCCGGACGGCAGCATCGGCACCGCCGTGGACGCGATCCGCGCGGCCGGGGTACCGCACGTCTTCCCCGGCATCGACTTCTCCGGCACCCCGGCGATCATGCACACCCGGGGCAACACCGACGGGCACCTGGTGCTGCGCGGCGGGGGCGGCCGGCCCAACTACGACGCGGAGTCGGTGGCCGGCGCCCTGGACCTGCTCCGCGCGGCCGGGCTGCCGGAGCGTCTGGTGATCGACGCCAGCCACGCCAACAGCGGCAAGGACCACCGCAACCAGCCGCTGGTCGCCGCGGACGTGGCCGCCCAGCTGGCCGGCGGCCAACGTGGGATCACCGGCGTGATGCTGGAGTCGTTCCTGCTGCCCGGCCGGCAGGACCTCGACCCCACCCGGGAGCTGGTGTACGGCCAGTCGGTCACCGACGCCTGCCTCGGCTGGGACGACACCGCCGAGGTGCTCGACCACCTGGCCACCGCCGTCCGGGCCCGCCGGGCCACCCTGCCGACCCCCGCCTGA
- a CDS encoding M16 family metallopeptidase, protein MPDSGYPWPIETSRLDNGLRVVVSEDRTAPAVAVNLWYDVGSRHEPAGQTGFAHLFEHLMFEGSVNVAKTEHMKLIQGSGGSLNATTNPDRTNYFETVPAEHLELALWLEADRMGGLVPALTQETLDNQRDVVKNERRQRYENVPYGDAWLRLLPLLYPPGHPYHHATIGSMADLNAADLATFQAFHQTYYAPNNAVLTVVGDAEATEVFALADKYFGALPARDDIPPAPDGRTVPATGRPAVEKVTADVPAPRVYVAHRGYPFGSAGYDVLTVLATVLGSGRGSRLYQRLADGERIAQPDLVGAYGVDLAHAPAPLIATATARPGVSAERLAEGLTEVVDELATVPVTAAELDRAKALLSTAWWRQMSTVDGRADTLGRYATQFGDPARAADRLPAWLAVTAEQIAEAAVDVLGAADRVTLTYLPEETP, encoded by the coding sequence ATGCCCGACAGCGGTTACCCCTGGCCCATCGAGACGTCCCGACTGGACAACGGCCTGCGCGTGGTGGTGAGCGAGGACCGCACCGCCCCGGCGGTGGCCGTCAACCTCTGGTACGACGTCGGCTCCCGGCACGAGCCGGCTGGGCAGACCGGCTTCGCCCACCTCTTCGAGCACCTGATGTTCGAGGGCTCGGTGAACGTGGCGAAGACCGAGCACATGAAGCTCATCCAGGGCTCCGGTGGTTCGCTCAACGCCACCACCAACCCGGACCGGACCAACTACTTCGAGACGGTCCCGGCCGAGCACCTGGAACTGGCGCTCTGGCTGGAAGCCGACCGGATGGGCGGCCTGGTCCCCGCGCTGACCCAGGAGACCCTGGACAACCAGCGTGACGTGGTGAAGAACGAACGCCGGCAGCGCTACGAGAACGTCCCCTACGGCGACGCCTGGCTGCGGCTGCTGCCGCTGCTCTACCCGCCGGGTCACCCCTACCACCACGCGACGATCGGCTCGATGGCCGACCTCAACGCCGCCGACCTCGCCACCTTCCAGGCGTTCCACCAGACGTACTACGCGCCGAACAACGCGGTGCTCACCGTGGTCGGCGACGCCGAGGCCACCGAGGTGTTCGCGCTGGCCGACAAGTACTTCGGCGCGCTGCCCGCGCGCGACGACATCCCGCCGGCACCGGACGGCCGGACCGTCCCGGCGACCGGGCGGCCGGCCGTGGAGAAGGTGACCGCCGACGTGCCGGCACCCCGGGTGTACGTCGCGCACCGCGGCTACCCGTTCGGCAGCGCGGGGTACGACGTGCTCACCGTGCTCGCCACCGTGCTCGGCAGTGGCCGGGGCAGCCGGCTCTACCAGCGGCTCGCCGACGGTGAGCGGATCGCCCAGCCGGACCTGGTCGGCGCGTACGGGGTGGACCTGGCGCACGCCCCGGCGCCGCTGATCGCCACCGCCACCGCCCGCCCCGGCGTGAGCGCCGAACGGCTGGCCGAGGGGCTGACCGAGGTCGTCGACGAGCTGGCGACCGTGCCGGTGACCGCAGCCGAGCTGGACCGCGCGAAGGCGTTGCTGAGCACCGCGTGGTGGCGTCAGATGTCGACAGTGGATGGTCGTGCGGACACGCTCGGCCGGTACGCCACCCAGTTCGGTGACCCGGCCCGGGCCGCTGACCGGCTGCCCGCCTGGCTCGCGGTGACCGCCGAGCAGATCGCCGAGGCGGCCGTCGACGTGCTCGGCGCGGCCGACCGGGTGACCCTGACCTACCTGCCCGAGGAGACCCCATGA
- a CDS encoding DUF6232 family protein, which produces MPGARSTLLYARPGIIVTVDRFTVGRTSYRIADLTHLRTTRGPHDRIAVRAVAITAAMLGGVGLLLGFTGGLQRLTAGAYLILGAVFLLPAVLALVGDRWRPPPHELWGWHRGAEVLLFSADDERQFGQVTRALLRAREVNRYGGWADPLASADPWRPSR; this is translated from the coding sequence GTGCCCGGTGCCAGGTCCACCCTGCTGTACGCGCGGCCCGGCATCATCGTGACCGTCGACCGGTTCACCGTCGGCCGGACCAGTTACCGGATCGCCGACCTGACCCACCTACGCACCACCCGGGGTCCACACGACCGGATCGCCGTCCGGGCGGTCGCGATCACCGCCGCCATGCTCGGCGGCGTCGGGCTGCTGCTCGGCTTCACCGGCGGCCTGCAACGGCTGACCGCCGGGGCGTACCTCATCCTCGGGGCGGTGTTCCTGCTGCCCGCGGTGCTGGCCCTGGTCGGCGATCGCTGGCGCCCGCCCCCGCACGAGCTGTGGGGATGGCACCGGGGCGCGGAGGTGCTTCTGTTCAGCGCCGACGACGAGCGCCAGTTCGGCCAGGTCACCCGGGCGCTGCTGCGAGCCCGGGAAGTGAACCGGTACGGCGGCTGGGCGGATCCGCTCGCCTCGGCGGACCCGTGGCGACCCAGCCGCTGA
- a CDS encoding M16 family metallopeptidase: MTLIADRPGPGAARPYRFPPVVRRAVAGGQVVAAHLPGQNLAVALLLLDAGAGREPTGKEGLGGVLAKALEEGTAQRDATAYALAIEALGTELVTGLDWDSFQVSVQVPVDRLTAAVQLLAEAVRTPRLDPADVRRVRDDEANALRMDWANPGPRADAALRADLFGAQNRWGRPMYGDPESVAGLDVEDVTVFHSEWFLRPGTLVVAGDLDRIDLDALAAAVFAGTGGGPADRGGPIEVPVRTGRRIILVDRPGSVQSTLRLGHPAPHRAHPDHVPMTLAGTVLGGAFTSRLNHLIREVHGYTYGIRGDFASSRQFGRFAVSSGVQTAVTAPALVEAVGEITRTQVGGVTENELAVARSWRAGQLSVELQSPRAIASALTTLVVHDLPDDYHARLREELLAADVDQVSAAAAIHLHPDALTLVIEGDAAIIRDDLTAAALGEMITPA, translated from the coding sequence ATGACGCTGATCGCCGACCGTCCCGGCCCGGGTGCCGCCCGCCCGTACCGGTTCCCGCCGGTGGTTCGCCGCGCCGTGGCCGGCGGTCAGGTGGTCGCCGCGCACCTGCCCGGGCAGAACCTCGCCGTCGCGCTGCTGCTGCTCGACGCCGGCGCCGGTCGGGAGCCGACCGGCAAGGAGGGGCTGGGTGGGGTGCTGGCCAAGGCACTGGAGGAGGGCACCGCGCAGCGGGACGCGACCGCGTACGCGCTGGCCATCGAGGCGCTCGGCACCGAGCTGGTGACCGGGCTGGACTGGGACTCGTTCCAGGTCAGCGTCCAGGTGCCGGTCGACCGGTTGACCGCCGCGGTGCAGCTGCTCGCCGAGGCCGTGCGGACGCCCCGACTGGACCCGGCCGACGTCCGGCGGGTTCGCGACGACGAGGCCAACGCGCTGCGGATGGACTGGGCGAACCCGGGCCCGCGCGCCGACGCCGCGTTGCGCGCGGACCTGTTCGGGGCCCAGAACCGGTGGGGGCGCCCGATGTACGGCGACCCGGAGTCGGTGGCCGGGCTGGACGTCGAGGACGTGACCGTCTTCCACTCCGAGTGGTTCCTGCGGCCGGGCACCCTGGTCGTCGCCGGTGACCTGGACCGGATCGACCTGGACGCGCTGGCCGCCGCGGTGTTCGCCGGCACCGGCGGGGGCCCGGCGGACCGGGGTGGCCCGATCGAGGTGCCGGTGCGCACCGGCCGGCGCATCATTCTGGTGGACCGTCCGGGCTCGGTGCAGTCCACGCTGCGACTGGGCCACCCGGCGCCGCACCGGGCACACCCCGACCACGTGCCGATGACGCTCGCCGGCACGGTCCTCGGCGGGGCGTTCACCTCCCGGCTCAACCACCTGATCCGCGAGGTGCACGGCTACACGTACGGCATTCGGGGTGACTTCGCCTCGTCCCGCCAGTTCGGCCGGTTCGCGGTCAGCTCCGGGGTGCAGACCGCGGTGACCGCGCCGGCCCTGGTCGAGGCGGTGGGCGAGATCACCCGTACCCAGGTCGGCGGGGTGACCGAAAACGAGCTGGCGGTGGCCCGCTCCTGGCGGGCCGGGCAGCTCTCGGTCGAGTTGCAGAGCCCCCGGGCGATCGCCTCCGCGCTGACCACGCTGGTGGTGCACGACCTGCCGGACGACTACCACGCCCGGCTGCGCGAGGAGTTGCTCGCCGCCGACGTGGACCAGGTCTCCGCGGCTGCCGCCATCCACCTGCACCCGGACGCGTTGACCCTGGTCATCGAGGGCGACGCCGCCATCATCCGCGACGACCTCACCGCCGCCGCCCTGGGCGAAATGATCACCCCCGCCTGA
- a CDS encoding SRPBCC family protein, with protein MAARAVRGMSAPPEVVFNTATDPARASAWLPEPLRGDGSPATEISNEELRARWGGDDADWSAEIRVEPADSGGARIQLDLADASGGAALDELADEALSNLLREVADNLQAG; from the coding sequence ATGGCGGCGCGTGCCGTGCGTGGCATGTCCGCCCCGCCCGAGGTGGTCTTCAATACGGCCACCGACCCGGCCCGGGCCTCGGCGTGGCTGCCCGAGCCGTTGCGCGGCGATGGCAGCCCCGCCACGGAGATCAGCAATGAGGAGCTGCGGGCCCGCTGGGGCGGCGACGACGCTGACTGGTCCGCGGAGATCCGGGTGGAGCCGGCGGACTCCGGCGGGGCCCGGATCCAGCTCGACCTGGCCGACGCCTCGGGCGGCGCTGCACTGGACGAGCTGGCCGACGAGGCGCTGAGCAACCTGCTGCGCGAGGTCGCCGACAACCTCCAGGCCGGCTGA
- a CDS encoding sigma-70 family RNA polymerase sigma factor: MARNRATGASEGTVGNVDKNIGMRTDQVAEERDLVGVYLHEISRTPLLDAAREVDLSKAIEAGLYAEHLLAEDRVPAGVDRDDLERLVVEGDRAKDLFIRANLRLVVSIARRYVRSGMPMLDLIQEGNTGLVRAVEKFDYERGYKFSTYATWWIRQAISRAIAQQERTVRLPVHLVEDVNRMRNVARQLTRELGSDPEPEQIAASLGVTVERVNELRRWSQDTVSLDTPVGDDGDTKLGDLVADTDAPSPEDIVLSGLERQRIEGLLNHLDDRSAGIMRARYGLEDGREHSLTEVASRFSLSRERIRQLEIQALGRLRELARAEGLQAA; the protein is encoded by the coding sequence ATGGCAAGGAACCGGGCAACCGGCGCGAGCGAGGGGACCGTGGGCAACGTGGACAAGAACATCGGCATGCGCACCGATCAGGTGGCCGAGGAGCGCGACCTGGTCGGCGTCTACCTGCACGAGATCTCCCGGACGCCACTGCTGGACGCCGCCCGGGAGGTCGATCTCTCCAAGGCGATCGAGGCCGGCCTCTACGCCGAGCACCTGCTCGCTGAGGATCGCGTCCCGGCCGGTGTCGACCGGGACGACCTGGAGCGGCTGGTCGTCGAGGGTGACCGGGCGAAGGATCTCTTCATCCGCGCCAACCTGCGGCTGGTCGTGTCGATCGCCCGCCGCTACGTGCGCTCGGGCATGCCCATGCTGGACCTGATCCAGGAGGGCAACACCGGCCTGGTCCGGGCGGTCGAGAAGTTCGACTACGAGCGTGGCTACAAGTTCTCCACCTACGCCACCTGGTGGATCCGCCAGGCGATCAGCCGGGCGATCGCCCAGCAGGAGCGCACCGTCCGACTGCCGGTGCACCTGGTGGAGGACGTCAACCGGATGCGCAACGTGGCCCGCCAGCTCACCCGTGAGCTGGGCAGCGACCCGGAGCCGGAGCAGATCGCGGCATCGCTCGGCGTCACCGTCGAGCGGGTCAACGAGCTGCGCCGCTGGTCGCAGGACACCGTGTCGCTGGACACGCCGGTCGGCGACGACGGCGACACCAAGCTCGGCGACCTGGTCGCCGACACGGACGCCCCGTCGCCGGAGGACATCGTCCTCTCCGGGCTGGAGCGGCAGCGCATCGAGGGGCTGCTCAACCACCTCGACGACCGGTCGGCCGGCATCATGCGGGCCCGCTACGGGCTGGAGGACGGCCGCGAGCACTCGCTCACCGAGGTCGCGTCCCGGTTCTCGCTGTCCCGCGAGCGGATCCGGCAGCTGGAGATCCAGGCCCTCGGCCGGCTCCGTGAGCTGGCCCGCGCGGAGGGCCTGCAGGCAGCCTGA